The proteins below are encoded in one region of Eubacterium sp. 1001713B170207_170306_E7:
- the pdxA gene encoding 4-hydroxythreonine-4-phosphate dehydrogenase PdxA: protein MKPILGITIGDPAGIGPEITLKAMACPEVWKKCRPVAIGDKKVLERALKVINIKRELFPVGETDLKSTLDQLEPGMLPYFDLALFKEDEWQYGKVDARCGDAGFCFIKKGIAMAVEGKIDGVVTGPINKEALNLAGHHYSGHTEIFAHYTGTKTYRMVLTGDSLRVIHVTTHASLRRVCDMIKKERVYKTICLADETLRLMGIESPVIGVAGFNPHCSEGGLFGDEEALEIIPAIEAARKQGIKVTGPVSPDTVFVKALGGAYDMVVAMYHDQGHIPLKLCGFKMDPGTGSFTSMSGVNCTVGLPIIRTSVDHGTAFEVAGTGKANAESMIDALDMAAVLACGRRKRT from the coding sequence ATGAAACCCATTCTAGGGATTACAATTGGTGATCCGGCAGGCATTGGGCCGGAGATTACACTGAAAGCAATGGCATGCCCTGAGGTTTGGAAAAAATGCCGCCCGGTGGCCATTGGGGATAAAAAAGTGCTGGAAAGGGCCTTGAAGGTCATAAATATAAAAAGAGAGCTGTTCCCGGTCGGGGAGACAGACCTAAAAAGCACCCTTGATCAGCTTGAGCCAGGGATGCTGCCCTATTTTGATCTGGCGCTTTTTAAGGAGGATGAATGGCAGTATGGAAAGGTTGACGCGCGCTGCGGCGACGCAGGGTTCTGTTTTATTAAAAAGGGGATTGCCATGGCTGTGGAGGGGAAGATCGACGGCGTTGTGACTGGCCCGATCAACAAGGAGGCCCTCAATCTGGCCGGGCACCATTACTCAGGGCACACTGAAATTTTTGCGCATTATACCGGCACAAAAACATACCGCATGGTACTGACAGGCGACAGTCTGCGTGTCATCCATGTGACAACCCATGCCTCACTGCGCAGAGTGTGCGACATGATCAAGAAAGAGCGGGTATACAAGACCATCTGCCTGGCCGATGAAACGCTCCGGCTCATGGGGATAGAATCTCCTGTGATAGGCGTGGCAGGTTTTAATCCGCACTGCTCAGAGGGCGGTCTCTTTGGCGATGAGGAAGCCCTCGAGATTATTCCGGCCATTGAGGCGGCCCGGAAGCAAGGCATAAAGGTAACGGGCCCGGTTTCGCCGGACACTGTTTTTGTGAAGGCGCTGGGCGGTGCCTACGACATGGTGGTCGCCATGTACCATGACCAGGGGCATATTCCCCTTAAGCTTTGCGGGTTTAAAATGGATCCCGGGACAGGCAGCTTCACCAGTATGAGCGGTGTGAACTGCACGGTGGGCCTGCCCATCATCAGAACCTCTGTCGACCACGGAACCGCCTTTGAGGTGGCGGGGACAGGAAAGGCCAATGCGGAATCCATGATTGACGCCCTCGATATGGCGGCGGTGCTGGCCTGTGGCCGGAGGAAACGGACATGA
- a CDS encoding four-carbon acid sugar kinase family protein, whose translation MIRLVVLADDFTGALDTGIQFGKLGISTVVTQQTGGGRGIDSDCEVLVINTESRHLTGGQAGQKLYEVSRGLKRAGVSFLYKKIDSTLRGNIGAELYGCMKGMQEEQVMLVPAYPENKRYTRGGQQYIGETPLSETTFARDPFNPVISSKISEIIHSQCAVPVYDVPASELERFAPVQTGIYLFDAESQQDMERIAGRLKKLNSPGILSGCAGFASFLPGLLGMKAQTQNIPGIQRPLLLMCGSVCPVSADQLKKARATGIPVFKLSDYLELSGKDNQGLDRLLRELAGQAGHTVILSSSDIEKPCPFSPARGADRACVADRLGYITRCVAEALGYKDIAVFGGDTLLAVLNHLGLTDLRPVDEIEPGVVLSETGGYRVISKAGGLGREDVVERMLAYTGAIL comes from the coding sequence ATGATCCGGCTGGTGGTGCTGGCAGATGATTTTACCGGCGCGCTGGACACAGGCATACAGTTTGGCAAGCTCGGCATCAGTACTGTCGTGACACAGCAGACCGGCGGCGGGAGGGGTATAGACAGTGACTGTGAAGTGCTGGTCATTAATACCGAGTCGCGGCATCTGACAGGCGGGCAGGCCGGCCAGAAACTTTATGAAGTGTCGCGCGGGCTCAAGCGGGCAGGGGTCAGCTTTCTCTATAAAAAAATTGACTCGACCCTCAGGGGAAACATTGGGGCAGAGCTTTATGGCTGTATGAAGGGGATGCAGGAAGAACAGGTGATGCTGGTGCCGGCTTATCCTGAAAACAAACGCTACACGCGCGGGGGACAGCAGTATATTGGGGAAACCCCTCTTTCCGAAACCACCTTTGCCCGGGATCCCTTTAATCCTGTTATCTCCAGTAAAATTTCAGAAATCATCCACAGCCAGTGCGCGGTACCGGTCTATGATGTTCCGGCCTCTGAGCTGGAGCGCTTTGCTCCGGTGCAAACAGGCATTTATCTTTTTGACGCGGAGAGCCAGCAGGATATGGAAAGGATCGCCGGACGCCTGAAAAAATTAAACAGCCCGGGGATTCTTTCAGGCTGTGCAGGCTTCGCGTCATTTCTCCCGGGGCTTTTGGGGATGAAGGCCCAGACACAGAATATACCGGGAATACAGCGGCCTTTATTGTTAATGTGCGGCAGTGTCTGTCCGGTTTCGGCGGATCAGTTAAAAAAGGCGAGGGCCACGGGCATCCCTGTTTTCAAGCTTTCGGACTATCTCGAGCTGAGTGGAAAGGACAACCAAGGGCTGGACCGGCTGCTGAGGGAGCTGGCCGGCCAGGCCGGGCATACGGTTATCCTGTCAAGCTCGGATATCGAAAAGCCTTGTCCCTTCAGTCCGGCGCGCGGTGCGGACAGAGCCTGTGTTGCGGACCGGCTGGGGTACATTACAAGGTGTGTGGCCGAAGCCCTGGGCTATAAGGACATCGCTGTTTTTGGAGGGGACACACTGCTGGCCGTGCTTAACCATCTCGGGCTCACCGATCTCAGACCTGTTGATGAGATTGAGCCAGGGGTGGTTCTGTCAGAGACCGGCGGCTACCGTGTCATTTCAAAGGCCGGCGGCCTGGGCAGAGAGGATGTGGTTGAGAGGATGTTAGCTTATACAGGAGCGATTTTATGA
- a CDS encoding sigma-54-dependent transcriptional regulator — protein MKILGILPYKGLMKTVAEVLDQEPDISADLFVGDMYEGLKIFKEHQRDDTYDFVLSRGRTAGLIEEATHIPVIYIDISGYDMMRLIRLLQTYTGKTAVVGFSAIIKSIYVLCDLLQYEIDCFEINSENELFPMLSGLQRQGYNFVAGDVITAKAADSIGLNHAMITSGRESVSKALEQAKKMYGQMTYLREERNFYKQLIANEAVRIDVFDEEGNIFFTNDHAEMFEGIKARSDIQRYKDQIDLKGHVVFNLTMNDEVWHVEGSRIKGNTKRYFLYGKRYLSQGLKEKNVIRLDNDFGKNTMILSRFESSNALMKRAIQTAQANCENYKPLLIYGEQGTGREDFAFAVHREKQQKNKEFIQINCMALNCSEQDEVFDTLFSLIENKKSKILFFNDIDHMELSTQLLLLSFLQQTASTKRIKLLASSETTLEEMIQKGILHSEMYTFFSGIQIFLPPLRNRKEDIRNLSSLFITQFNSEYGKEIVGFQEEAYSLLETLPWHFNIKELRNLVKELVLESNTLYISKDRLNYLLKNQNRYPEEKEKTDAGLNLDQSLESIERDIIMLLLKRENHNQSRVAKMLGISRSTLWRKLKNDL, from the coding sequence ATGAAAATTTTAGGAATACTGCCCTATAAAGGCCTGATGAAAACCGTGGCCGAAGTCCTTGACCAGGAGCCGGACATCTCAGCCGATCTTTTTGTCGGCGATATGTATGAAGGGCTGAAAATATTTAAGGAGCATCAGCGCGATGACACCTATGATTTTGTGCTGTCCCGGGGCCGCACTGCCGGGCTGATCGAGGAGGCGACACACATCCCGGTTATTTATATTGACATTTCCGGTTATGATATGATGCGCCTGATCCGGCTGCTCCAGACCTATACGGGAAAAACAGCGGTGGTGGGCTTTTCAGCCATTATCAAAAGCATTTACGTACTGTGCGACCTGCTTCAGTATGAGATCGACTGCTTTGAGATCAACAGCGAGAACGAGCTTTTTCCCATGCTGTCTGGCCTGCAGCGCCAGGGCTATAACTTTGTCGCCGGCGATGTGATCACGGCAAAGGCGGCAGACAGCATTGGCCTGAACCATGCCATGATTACCTCGGGCCGGGAGAGTGTTTCCAAGGCGCTGGAGCAGGCAAAGAAAATGTACGGACAGATGACCTACCTTCGCGAAGAGCGCAACTTTTATAAACAGCTCATCGCCAACGAGGCTGTCCGCATTGATGTGTTTGACGAGGAGGGGAACATCTTTTTTACCAATGACCATGCGGAGATGTTTGAGGGCATCAAAGCGCGTTCAGATATCCAGCGGTATAAGGATCAGATTGACCTAAAGGGGCATGTTGTGTTTAATCTGACGATGAACGATGAGGTATGGCATGTGGAGGGCTCCCGGATCAAGGGGAATACAAAGCGTTATTTTTTATATGGAAAACGTTATCTGAGCCAGGGACTTAAGGAAAAAAATGTGATCCGGCTGGACAATGATTTTGGAAAAAACACAATGATCCTGTCCCGGTTCGAGAGCAGTAACGCCCTGATGAAAAGGGCCATTCAAACAGCGCAGGCAAATTGTGAAAACTACAAGCCGCTCTTAATCTATGGCGAGCAGGGCACTGGCCGGGAGGATTTTGCCTTTGCCGTTCACCGCGAAAAGCAGCAGAAAAACAAGGAATTTATTCAGATAAACTGCATGGCCCTAAACTGCAGCGAGCAGGATGAAGTGTTTGATACGCTGTTTTCACTCATCGAAAATAAGAAATCCAAGATACTGTTTTTTAATGATATTGACCATATGGAGCTGTCCACCCAGCTTTTACTGCTGTCCTTTCTGCAGCAGACCGCTTCCACTAAAAGGATAAAGCTTCTGGCGTCCTCTGAAACCACGCTGGAGGAAATGATCCAGAAAGGCATTCTTCATTCGGAAATGTACACATTTTTCAGCGGCATTCAGATTTTTTTGCCGCCGCTGCGGAACCGCAAGGAGGACATCCGCAACCTCAGCAGTCTTTTCATCACCCAGTTTAACAGTGAATATGGCAAAGAGATTGTCGGCTTTCAGGAAGAAGCCTACAGTCTTTTAGAAACACTTCCGTGGCATTTTAATATCAAGGAGCTGCGGAATCTGGTCAAGGAACTGGTTTTAGAGTCCAACACACTTTATATTTCAAAAGACAGACTGAACTATCTTTTAAAAAATCAAAACCGTTATCCCGAAGAAAAAGAAAAAACAGATGCCGGATTAAACCTGGACCAGTCCCTGGAAAGCATTGAGCGGGACATCATTATGCTCCTGCTGAAAAGGGAAAACCACAATCAGTCCAGGGTAGCCAAAATGCTGGGGATCAGCAGAAGCACCCTCTGGCGGAAGCTGAAAAATGATTTATAA
- a CDS encoding DUF362 domain-containing protein: MIEFEQSLMPDLYRVRQKWKTDFLESPEDTVIRQMSRYKDRIRPGSRIGIAAGSRGIYQYRRIIRAVVDFVRENRAEPFIIPAMGSHGGATAEGQLEVLEGYGITPESMGVSFLSSMETNTIGYTKEGVPVHFDKNACSMDGIIMVNRIKPHTDFHGGIESGIMKQMVIGLGKQHGASTIHRRGVYGLSVLMPEAARVIMDKMPILMGVAILENQQDRTAKIEVLPAECIETRERELLKEAKALLPALPCDKLDVLVLQEMGKNISGTGIDPNIVGRYLIRNMPDELPDIYRIVCLDLTEESHHNAIGMGIADLITRRMYEKIDFEPTYVNTMTSGFLERGFMPVVAESDREAIETALNCCNRYVTAENARMIMARNTLELQELVVSEALLPELEGRVEIMGKVQPGWDKQGYMEKLF; this comes from the coding sequence TTGATTGAATTTGAACAGTCGTTAATGCCGGATTTGTACCGTGTACGGCAGAAGTGGAAAACGGATTTTTTAGAAAGTCCCGAGGATACGGTTATCCGCCAGATGAGCCGTTATAAAGACCGCATCCGGCCAGGCAGCCGGATCGGCATTGCGGCGGGCAGCCGCGGGATTTACCAGTATCGCCGCATTATCAGGGCCGTTGTGGATTTTGTAAGGGAAAACAGGGCCGAGCCCTTTATCATTCCCGCCATGGGAAGCCATGGCGGCGCGACGGCAGAGGGCCAGCTGGAAGTTCTGGAAGGCTACGGTATTACGCCGGAGAGCATGGGGGTATCCTTTTTATCTTCGATGGAAACGAATACGATCGGGTATACCAAAGAGGGCGTACCAGTCCATTTTGATAAAAATGCCTGCTCGATGGATGGGATCATCATGGTCAACCGGATCAAACCGCACACGGACTTTCATGGCGGCATTGAAAGCGGCATTATGAAGCAGATGGTTATCGGGCTCGGCAAACAGCATGGCGCCTCCACCATACACCGACGCGGCGTTTATGGACTGAGTGTGCTCATGCCGGAAGCTGCCCGGGTCATCATGGATAAAATGCCAATCCTGATGGGCGTGGCCATTTTGGAAAATCAGCAGGACCGGACCGCCAAAATTGAAGTGCTGCCGGCAGAGTGTATTGAAACGCGTGAGCGTGAGCTTCTGAAAGAAGCCAAAGCACTGCTGCCCGCGCTGCCCTGCGATAAGCTGGACGTGCTGGTTTTACAGGAAATGGGAAAAAACATCAGCGGAACAGGGATTGATCCCAACATTGTGGGACGATACCTTATCCGGAACATGCCCGACGAGCTGCCGGACATTTACCGCATTGTCTGCCTTGATCTGACAGAAGAAAGCCATCACAACGCCATCGGGATGGGGATCGCTGATCTGATCACCCGCAGAATGTATGAAAAAATTGACTTTGAGCCTACCTATGTCAACACAATGACTTCAGGCTTTTTAGAACGCGGCTTTATGCCGGTTGTCGCAGAGAGTGACAGAGAAGCCATTGAAACCGCGCTGAACTGCTGTAACCGCTATGTTACAGCCGAAAACGCCCGAATGATCATGGCCAGAAATACCCTGGAGCTGCAGGAGCTGGTCGTTTCAGAAGCCCTTTTGCCAGAGCTTGAGGGCAGGGTGGAAATCATGGGCAAAGTACAGCCCGGCTGGGATAAACAGGGGTATATGGAAAAATTATTTTAA
- a CDS encoding cyclase family protein encodes MKDYEDNSWMENNRWGEWGEADEVGVMNDLTPELVLKAVQYIKKGKIYDLETERFKGMPVWAGHCGFDILAYASPSGRKNMKGSGLSPAFNWSEDGGMLDSSKDSYKMGLNTEMLIAPLHAGTHIDALCHWTTGEDNHWYNGYSADRYSTNYGPVKCDISKIPPMVMRGVLLDIAGYKGVERLDPNYIITAEDCDGCAKWEGVELKKGDAVMLRTGENWPGPEACCDAGLGISAARYLVEGNGAFLVGDDMACIDGFNADGSSSVPEHPQPVHHYLLIQQAVHIIEYLQLDQLAKDKCYEFCFICLPAKVKCATGMYVRPIAMV; translated from the coding sequence ATGAAAGATTACGAAGATAACAGCTGGATGGAAAACAACCGTTGGGGTGAATGGGGCGAAGCGGATGAAGTCGGCGTCATGAACGACCTGACACCCGAGCTTGTTCTGAAAGCCGTTCAGTATATTAAAAAGGGAAAAATATATGATTTGGAGACAGAACGCTTTAAGGGCATGCCGGTCTGGGCAGGGCACTGCGGCTTTGATATTCTAGCCTATGCCTCGCCATCCGGCCGGAAAAACATGAAGGGCAGCGGATTGAGCCCAGCGTTCAACTGGTCAGAGGACGGGGGCATGCTGGACAGCAGCAAGGATTCCTATAAAATGGGGCTCAACACGGAAATGCTCATCGCGCCGCTTCATGCGGGAACACATATTGACGCGCTGTGCCACTGGACAACCGGAGAGGATAACCACTGGTATAATGGCTACTCCGCTGACCGCTACAGCACCAACTACGGCCCGGTAAAATGTGATATTTCCAAGATTCCGCCGATGGTAATGCGCGGTGTACTTTTGGACATTGCCGGCTATAAAGGGGTCGAGCGGCTTGATCCCAACTATATCATTACTGCGGAGGACTGCGACGGCTGTGCGAAATGGGAAGGCGTTGAGCTGAAAAAGGGCGATGCGGTCATGCTGAGAACCGGTGAAAACTGGCCGGGCCCGGAAGCCTGCTGCGATGCCGGCCTGGGGATTTCCGCCGCCAGATACCTGGTGGAAGGCAACGGCGCCTTCCTGGTTGGCGATGATATGGCGTGCATTGACGGCTTCAATGCGGATGGCTCGTCCTCTGTGCCGGAGCATCCACAGCCGGTTCACCACTATCTGCTGATCCAGCAGGCCGTTCATATTATTGAATATTTACAGCTGGACCAGCTGGCAAAGGATAAATGCTATGAGTTCTGTTTCATCTGTCTGCCGGCAAAGGTTAAGTGCGCGACAGGAATGTATGTAAGACCCATCGCGATGGTCTAG
- the amrA gene encoding AmmeMemoRadiSam system protein A, translated as MSVVGTFIVPHPPIILPEVGRGEEQKLEKTARAYRAVAEGIAALSPDSVVITSPHSVMYSDYFHISPGTGARGDLRAFGVNGVTAEASYDEVLARAIGIQAEQDGIPAGSLGEKDPKLDHGTLIPLRFMEPYGCAFEVVRIGLSGLPMIDHYRFGKSIATAADKLDRRIVIIASGDLSHKLKEDGPYGFAPEGPAFDADVTAAMKHADFLKFLSYEPVFCEKAAECGLGSFAIMAGALDGLAVDADLLSYEGPFGVGYAVAAFLPAGGAPDRHFDRQYERLEEDRLKTLKSQEDSYVRLARYALETCIKTGTPAKMPEDLPEDMTGRRAGVFVSLKKHGKLRGCIGTISPVTGSVAEEILRNAVSAGLSDPRFPQVKVSELKELVYSVDVLGPPEAIGSPAALDPRRYGVIVTRGHKRGLLLPNLEGIDRVEDQLAIAKQKAGIAADEACELQRFEVVRHS; from the coding sequence ATGTCTGTGGTTGGTACATTTATCGTTCCGCATCCACCCATCATTTTGCCGGAAGTGGGACGCGGCGAGGAACAGAAGCTTGAAAAAACAGCCCGGGCTTACAGGGCTGTGGCAGAGGGCATTGCAGCGCTAAGTCCGGATAGCGTTGTGATTACCTCGCCCCATTCGGTCATGTATTCGGATTATTTCCATATTTCTCCGGGGACCGGGGCAAGAGGGGATCTGCGTGCCTTTGGCGTCAATGGTGTCACGGCAGAGGCTTCTTATGATGAAGTGCTTGCAAGGGCTATTGGCATTCAGGCTGAGCAGGACGGGATACCCGCCGGAAGCCTTGGCGAGAAGGATCCAAAGCTTGACCATGGCACTCTGATCCCGCTGCGGTTTATGGAGCCTTATGGCTGCGCCTTTGAAGTAGTGCGAATTGGCCTGTCCGGACTGCCGATGATTGATCACTACCGCTTTGGCAAAAGCATCGCAACAGCGGCAGACAAGCTGGACCGGCGCATTGTGATCATAGCCAGCGGTGATTTGTCACACAAGCTGAAGGAAGACGGCCCCTATGGCTTCGCGCCTGAAGGGCCGGCATTTGACGCGGATGTGACGGCTGCCATGAAGCATGCGGATTTTCTTAAATTTCTGAGCTATGAGCCAGTCTTTTGTGAAAAAGCCGCAGAATGCGGGCTGGGCTCCTTTGCCATCATGGCAGGCGCCCTGGATGGGCTGGCAGTAGATGCAGACCTGTTGTCCTATGAAGGCCCCTTTGGCGTAGGCTACGCGGTGGCGGCCTTCCTCCCGGCTGGCGGGGCTCCGGACCGGCATTTTGACCGGCAGTATGAAAGGCTGGAGGAGGACCGGCTGAAGACTTTGAAAAGCCAGGAGGACAGCTATGTCCGTTTAGCGCGTTATGCGCTTGAAACCTGTATAAAGACTGGAACGCCGGCGAAGATGCCGGAAGACCTGCCGGAGGATATGACAGGCCGGCGTGCGGGTGTTTTTGTCTCGCTGAAAAAACATGGAAAGCTGCGCGGCTGTATCGGAACCATCTCCCCTGTAACCGGCAGTGTGGCAGAAGAAATTTTAAGGAACGCTGTCAGCGCAGGGCTTTCGGACCCGCGGTTTCCGCAGGTTAAAGTCTCCGAACTAAAGGAGCTTGTCTATAGCGTGGATGTGCTGGGCCCGCCGGAGGCCATCGGCTCGCCCGCCGCGCTGGATCCCCGCCGCTATGGCGTGATCGTCACAAGAGGCCATAAACGGGGCTTGCTCCTGCCGAACCTCGAGGGGATTGACCGTGTGGAAGATCAGCTCGCCATCGCAAAGCAAAAAGCCGGAATCGCAGCGGATGAAGCCTGTGAGCTGCAGCGGTTTGAGGTGGTGCGTCATTCATGA
- the amrS gene encoding AmmeMemoRadiSam system radical SAM enzyme has translation MKRTCDLCPHHCVIEEGRTGFCQARGNNGERIVCENYGRLTSAALDPIEKKPLNRFCPGSTILSVGSYGCNLRCSFCQNSSISMGGRDTRTIRVTPEMLADKAESLKEAGNIGIAYTYNEPLVGYEFVRDCAALIHERGMKNVVVTNGNICTNYFEGLFPLIDAMNIDLKAFNEAFYEMVSGDLETVKANIRLAAERCHVEITTLIIPGENDSEEEMDALSGWLAAINPKIPLHISRFFPSYQMVDRGPTAAGTVYQLAEIARNHLEYVYTGNC, from the coding sequence ATGAAGCGAACCTGTGATTTATGCCCGCACCACTGCGTTATCGAGGAAGGCCGGACAGGCTTCTGCCAGGCCCGGGGCAATAACGGCGAGCGCATTGTCTGCGAAAACTACGGCAGGCTGACTTCGGCCGCTCTGGACCCCATTGAAAAAAAGCCCCTCAACCGTTTCTGTCCGGGAAGCACGATTCTTTCGGTTGGCAGCTATGGCTGTAATCTCCGATGCTCTTTCTGCCAGAACAGCTCGATCTCCATGGGCGGCCGGGACACCAGAACAATCAGGGTAACGCCGGAAATGCTGGCAGATAAGGCGGAAAGCCTGAAGGAAGCAGGAAACATCGGTATTGCCTATACCTATAATGAACCGCTGGTAGGCTATGAGTTTGTGCGGGACTGTGCAGCGTTGATCCACGAAAGAGGCATGAAAAATGTGGTGGTGACCAATGGCAACATCTGTACCAACTATTTTGAAGGGCTTTTTCCATTGATCGATGCCATGAATATCGATTTAAAGGCCTTTAACGAAGCCTTTTATGAAATGGTGAGCGGTGACCTTGAAACCGTCAAGGCAAACATCCGCCTGGCGGCAGAGCGCTGTCATGTTGAGATAACCACCCTCATCATTCCCGGAGAAAACGACAGCGAGGAGGAAATGGATGCTTTGTCGGGCTGGCTGGCCGCCATCAATCCTAAAATCCCATTGCATATATCGCGTTTTTTCCCAAGCTATCAAATGGTGGACCGGGGGCCGACAGCGGCCGGGACGGTATACCAGCTGGCGGAAATTGCCCGGAATCATCTTGAGTATGTTTATACGGGTAATTGCTGA
- a CDS encoding uroporphyrinogen decarboxylase family protein has protein sequence MSENQLSAGVVSKNKLFEDVFDGKVPERVPRLVFGDNAFCLEYAGYDLRKEQYSLVKNLDAIDLATKDFDSDVVFGMFLRMPHLYKMLEAINFVMGTDGFIQHPEVQGLKDDEYDAFIADPIKTLWDKVLPRLYPALAKPGFEGQKALSKAFYTFFTSMGVMQQGFGKIAEKYDKSVYSMAPAASCTPLDILSDQLRSFSGISTDMRRRPEKVEAACNALLPVAVKAGSGPNANRYVRTFIPLHMAPYMREKDFKRFYWPTFKAYVEALDAKGIGANLFVEHDWMRYLDYLNELPPLTHMSFEFGDPRLIAEKVGKRHVISGLYPLTLLKTGTEQQCIDKAKELIDILAPGGQYIFALDKNLLKARDINPENLKAVLNFVKEYGKY, from the coding sequence ATGAGCGAAAATCAATTATCTGCTGGAGTGGTTTCGAAAAACAAGCTTTTTGAAGATGTTTTTGACGGAAAGGTTCCTGAACGTGTACCGCGTCTTGTCTTTGGTGATAACGCTTTCTGCCTTGAGTATGCCGGTTATGATCTGAGAAAGGAACAGTACAGCCTGGTAAAAAATCTGGACGCCATTGATCTGGCCACAAAAGATTTTGACTCCGATGTTGTGTTTGGCATGTTTTTGAGAATGCCGCATCTTTACAAAATGCTGGAAGCCATTAACTTTGTGATGGGTACTGATGGCTTTATCCAGCATCCCGAGGTGCAGGGTTTAAAGGACGACGAATACGACGCTTTTATTGCAGACCCTATCAAAACGCTTTGGGACAAGGTGCTGCCAAGACTGTACCCTGCTCTGGCGAAGCCGGGTTTTGAAGGACAGAAGGCTTTATCCAAGGCGTTCTATACCTTCTTTACCTCCATGGGCGTCATGCAGCAGGGCTTTGGCAAAATTGCCGAAAAGTATGATAAGTCCGTGTATTCCATGGCCCCTGCCGCTTCCTGTACCCCGCTTGACATTCTTTCCGACCAGCTGCGCTCCTTCTCAGGCATCAGCACAGACATGCGCCGCCGTCCGGAAAAGGTAGAAGCCGCCTGCAACGCGCTGCTTCCCGTCGCCGTCAAGGCCGGCTCCGGACCAAACGCCAACCGCTATGTCCGTACCTTTATTCCGCTTCACATGGCGCCATACATGCGTGAAAAAGACTTTAAACGCTTTTACTGGCCGACCTTTAAGGCATATGTTGAGGCGCTGGACGCAAAAGGCATCGGCGCAAACCTGTTTGTTGAGCATGACTGGATGCGCTATCTGGATTATCTCAACGAGCTGCCGCCGCTGACGCACATGAGCTTTGAGTTCGGCGATCCCAGGCTGATCGCTGAAAAGGTGGGAAAACGTCATGTTATCTCTGGATTATACCCGCTCACACTCTTAAAAACAGGAACGGAACAGCAATGTATTGATAAAGCAAAGGAATTGATTGATATTCTGGCTCCAGGCGGACAGTACATTTTTGCACTCGATAAAAACCTGCTCAAGGCCCGGGACATTAATCCTGAAAATTTAAAAGCAGTCCTGAACTTTGTAAAAGAATACGGAAAATATTAA